The Halonatronomonas betaini DNA window GGTCTGAGGATCTTGTAGGTTCAGGAAAGACTATTGCTTTATCAGGGGTTTCTGTAGTCACAACTGGAGAGGTAGTAGGCTTCCAGGAAGGTATTATTGATATGTCAGGTCCTGGAGCAGATTATACACCATTTTCAAAACTTATAAATATTGTGATTACATGTGAAGTAAAAGATGATATTAAATCTCATATCCATGAAGAAGTTCTCCGTTTAATTGGTTTAACAGCAGCTAAATATATCGGAGAAGCAGGCAAGACCTGTGATCCAGATGAAGTCAAAACCTATACCCACAGTCCATTGCTAGAAGCCTGTGAATTAGGTGGGGATCTTCCAAAAGTCGGGTATGTCTATATGTTACAGACTCAGGGGCTGCTCCATGATACCTATGTATACGGAGTAGACGCCAAAGAAATATTACCGACTATTATTTCGCCGACTGAAGTTATGGATGGAGCAATTGTTAGTGGTAATTGTGTATCAGCCTGTGATAAGAATGCAACTTACTTCCATCAAAATAACCCGATAATTGAAGAACTTTTTGCTAGAGATGGTAAAGATCTTAACTTTGTAGCCACAATTATTACTAATGAAAATGTAACCCTGGCTGATAAGGAAAGGTCATCAAGTTATACAGCCCGTCTGGCAGAAAAGATCGGTTTAGATGCAGCAATTGTATCCCAGGAAGGTTTTGGAAATCCTGATGCCGACCTGATTATGAACTGCAAGAAGCTTGAGGATAAAGGGATTAAAACTGTTCTAACTACCGATGAATATGCCGGTAGAGATGGAGCCTCTCAATCCCTGGCAGATTCAACACCAGAGGCAGATGCTGTTGTAACAGCTGGAAATGCTAATGAGGTTATTGAACTGCCGCCAATGGAAAGAGTTATCGGCCATGAAAGATTTGCTAATAAAATTGCCGGTGGCTTCGAAGGAAGTCTGGCTGAAGATGGCAGTATAACTGTTGAAATTCAGGCTATTACAGGATCAACAAATGAATTAGGTTTTAACAAATTAACAGCAAGAGGATATTAAATTAAGATAAAAATATTACGGAGGTGCTAAACTCATGTTAGAGAATAAAAAAGTAGCAATTCTCGGAGACCGGGACGGAGTACCTGGACCGGCTATCGAAGAATGCATAAAGACTACTGAAGCAGAAGTAGTCTTTACAACAACAGAGTGTTTTGTCTGAACAAGCGCAGGAGCCATGGACCTGGAAAACCAGCAAAGAATTAAGGATTTAGCCGATGAGCACGGTGCAGAAAATCTAGTAGTTATCTTAGGTGGAGCCGAAGCAGAAGCTTCCGGACTTGCCTGTGAAACTGTTAGTAACGGCGATCCAACCTTTGCAGGTCCACTGGCAGGAGTCCAGTTAGGACTCGCAGCTTATCATATTATGGAACCTGAAATCAAGAATGAAGTCGATGAAGATGTCTATGAAGAGCAGATCAGCATGATGGAAATGGTTCTTGAAGTAGACGAGATTATCGAAGAAGTTAAAGAATATAGAGAAAAATTCAGTAAATTTGTATAAAAAACTAGGATATTTAAGAAAGGGGGGTGCAGCTTGAAAAAGCTAAAAGTAGTCCACTATTTAAATCAGTTCTTTGGACAGATCGGTGGTGAGGAGAAAGCCGATATTGCACCGCGATTAGAAGAAGGTCCAATTGGACCAGGTAATGCAATCAATGGCGGTATCAGCGATCACGGTGAAATCACCCATACCATTATCTGTGGAGATAGTTATTTCAATGAAAATAAAGATGATGCTTCAACTCAGATAGAAGATTATTTAAAAGAAATCAATCCTGATTTATTAATTGCAGGTCCAGCCTTTAATGCTGGCCGTTATGGAATGGCTTGCGGATCAGTTGCAGAAATTGCTGCTGGCCTTGAAATTCCAGTTATATCAGGAATGTATCCTGAGAACCCTGGCTATGAGATGTTCCGTCAGTATGGATACTTTGTTGAAACAAGCAATTCAGCAGCTGGCATGAGAAAAGCAGTTCCAGCAATGATAGATCTTATCAAGAAATATGTTGAGACAGAAGGTGATCTCGGTAGCCCGGAGGAAGCAGGGTATATGCCCCGGGGTATTAGAAAGAACGTCTTTGTTGAAGAGAGAGGCGCTAAAAGAGCAGTTGATATGCTTATTAAAAAGATCAATGATCAGGATTTTGAAACAGAATATCCAATGCCATCATTTGATCGGGTAAGCCCGGCTGCCCCATTAAGAAATATGAAAGATGCCAGAATTGCTCTGGTAACTTCTGGAGGAATTGTACCTAAAGGTAATCCAGATCATATTGAGTCCTCAAGTGCATCTAAATTTGGCCGTTATAAGCTCTCTGAATTAGAAGACTTAACTTCCCAGAGCCATGAGACAGCTCATGGAGGCTATGATCCGGTTTTTGCTAATGAAGATGCAGATTGTGTTCTTCCTGTTGATGTTTTAAGGGATATGGAAGATGAAGGCCGGATTGGCGAACTCTTTGATTATTATTACTCAACAGTCGGTAATGGTACATCTGTAGCCAATGCTGTGGCCTATGCTAAAGAGATAGCCCAGGATTTAAAGGATAATGATGTTCAGGCAGTTATCCTGACATCTACCTGAGGTACCTGTACTCGTTGCGGTGCAACGATGGTTAAAGAGATTGAAAGAGAAGGTATCCCGGTAGTTCATATCGCTACAGTAGTTCCAATTTCAAAGACTGTAGGTGCCAATAGAATCGTACCTGCAATTGCCATCCCTCATCCACTCGGTAATCCAAAACTGGATGAAGATGAAGAGAAAAATGTTCGGAGAGAGATAGTTGAAAGAGCTCTTAGAGCCTTAACAACTGAAATTAAAGAACAGACTGTCTTTGAAGAGTTAGATTAAGCTTAAATTAGCGGTGGGCTCACTGTCCACCGCTATTATTATAAAATTTTTAGTTTTATTTTGCCAAAAGGCAGGGGGTAGATCCCCTTTAAAATTACAAGGAGGTATCATAAGATGCAGGAAGCAGTAATAAAAGGATCAAGTTATATATTAGCTCATACACCAAACACATTGAAGGTAGGCGGGACAACTCAGACCCAGGCCAGAAATAAAGATAGCGAGAGCGAATATCTAAAGAATTTAGATAACTATTTAAGAGATTTTTCCGAAGCAGTAAGATATGCCCCAAACCAGTGCTATATCGGTAATATTTTACCGGATGAACTAAAGGAGATTGCAAGACCCTGGTATGCAGAGGATAATCTTTTAGAAGAAAAACGTTTCGGCAAAAGAGGCGAGATTATGCCAGAAGATGAGTTCTATGGTTTAGTCCAGTTTGTCGATGTCTTTGATTTAGTGAAATTAGAAGAAGAGTTCGTTAAAGAGATAGAACCAAAATTAAACGACCATCCCCTTTTAGGAAAACTTGATTTAGAACTAAAAGGTACACCGAAAGAAAAGATAGAAGAGCTCCATAACGGCAGCCGGACAGAACCTCTCTATCTAGGCGATAGATTAGTCGGAGTCGTTAAAGGTGCCCATGAGAGCGATGAGAATCTAAGTGCCCATGTTATCATGGAAAACCTAATGAGTAAAGCAAGTGGAGTCCTGGCCTTACTGCATTTAGGTCAGAGAGAAGAAGTTAACCTAGAAGATATAGAATATGTTATCGAATGTTCAGAAGAAGCCTGTGGAGATATGAACCAGCGTGGCGGCGGCAACTTTGCCAAAGCGATAGCAGAAAAAGCAGGCTGTGTAAATGCCACAGGTAGCGATACCAGAGGTTTCTGTGCAGGTCCAGCCCATTCACTAATTAACGGTGCAGCTCTAGTTAAAGCAGGAGTCTATGAGCAGGTTGCAGTTGTAGCCGGTGGAGCAGTAGCTAAATTAGGCATGAACGGTAAAGATAATGTTAAAAAAGAAACACCTGTACTTGAGGATACCCTTGGCGGCTTTGCAGTTCTAATTACAGCCGATGATGGCGTAAGCCCAATCCTGAGAACCGATGCCCTGGGTAAACATACTGTCGGTAAGGGCTCATCACCACAGGCAGTAATCTCAGCATTAGTTACCGATGGCCTGGATAAAGCAGGGCTAAAGATGTCTGAGGTCGATAAATACTCAGTCGAGATGCAAAACCCTGAGATGACCGAACCGGCTGGAGCAGGTAATGTGCCTGAAGCCAATTACAAGATGATAGCAGCTCTAGGTGTCAAAAGGGGCGATCTTGAAAGAAAAGAGCTAATGAATTTTGTTAAAGAACACGGCATGCCAGGCTTTGCACCAACCCAGGGCCATATTCCATCAGGAGTACCCTTTATCGGGCCGGCAGCAGAGATGATGGCAGCTGATAAATTAAATAGAGCAATGATTATCGGTAAAGGCAGTCTCTTTTTAGCCAGAATGACCAATCAGTTTGACGGAGTTTCATTCCTCATGGAGAAAAATACCGGTGCAGGCTCAAAAGAAGAGACAGCTGATAGAGAAGAGATTAAATCAATGATAGCTCAAGCCATGCGCGGTATGGCAGAGAGCTTAATAGAAGACGATAAAGAGTAAGGAGGTGGCTTAAAATGGAAGCTAAAAGAGAAGTAGCAGCAGTCTTTAACGAGATAGCAGATGCAATTGAGAGCGGCCAGTTTGGCAGCAAACAAAAAATAGCCCTGACAACCCCAGGGAGTGAACACGGCAGCAAGGAACTTCTTAACGGTGTTAGAAAACTTATCAGAAAGAGATCAGATATCGAGCCGGTCATAATCGGTGAAGAGGGTATTGAAAACTTCGAGCACCATTATGCCGACTGCCTGGATGATGCCCATCAGATAATGGAAGAGCTTTTTAATAAAGGCGAAATAGATGGAGCAGTAACCCTCCATTACAACTTCCCGATGGGAGTAGCAACAGTCGGTAGAGTGATCTCACCGGCCTCAGGTGATGAGATGATTATAGCCACCACCACAGGGACATCGGCAACTGATAGGGTCGAGGCCATGGTTAGAAATGCCATTGCCGGAATAGCCTCAGCTAAGGCTATCGGGATCGATAATCCTGAAGTAGGTGTCTTGAATGTTGAAGGGGCCAGAAAGGTAGAGCAGGCCTTAAATAAGCTAAAGGATAATGGGTATGAGTTTGAGTTTGCCACCTCAGCCAGAAGCGATGGCGGCTCAGTCATGCGGGGAAATGACCTATTATTAGGCAGCACAGATGTGATGGTCTGTGATACCCTGACTGGTAATATCTTAATGAAATTATTTTCAGCCAGCCAGTCAGGTGGTAATATAGAAGTCTCAGGCTACGGCTATGGTCCAGGGCTAGGCCCTGACCAGGATAATATTATCGGAATAGTCTCTAGAGCCTCTGGAGCCCCGGTAGTTGCAGGAGCCATGGAATATATGGCAGATGGAGCTAGAAACGACCTGACAGCTATCTACAACAGAGAGCTTAAATCAGCCGAGAAGGCCGGTTTAAAGGATATTATCGAAGAGCTTAAGCCTAAGGCTAAAGAATCAACAGAAGCTGTTAAAGCCCCGGATAAGAAGCAGACAGGGGCAGAGATAGCAGGAATAGATGTCCTTGATATCGAGACAGCCAAAGAGACCCTCTGGGCAGAGGATATCTATGCCGAGACAGGTATGGGCTGTACCGGGCCAGTGATAATGATCAATGAAGCAGATAAAGCCGAGGCCAGAGAAATATTAAAGAAAGCAGGTTTTATCGGTTAAAAGATGATTAAAGCATAATATACATTTTAGATGAATAATATACCCTGCTGGCAGGAAAAATCCCGGCAGGGTTTCATATATTTTTAAGGGACCTGCCGGTTACCCGACGGTTACCAAGTAGTATCTCTTAACATATTTCACAAAGACAATAATCGACTCTTATTTAATAATTTTGAGTATAATCATACATATAACTAAAATTAAATAAGTCTTATTAATTAGCAGGAGTTAATCTAAAAATCGAGAATAGTATAAGCAGTGAAAGGAGAATCAGCTATGAATAAAAATCAGTTATTGCGTCAATTACCATCAGTAAATGATATTATAAAGCATGAAAAAGCAGATCAATTGACAGAAGAATATAACCGGGATCTCCTTATCCAGGGTATCCGTGATGAATTAGAATATCAGCGCCGAAAAATATTAAAATTGCTTGACAAAGAAAGATTTGAAGAGGCTGAAGCAATAGTCGACTCATTAACTTTAGAAAAAATCCTTGATAATATAGCCAGTAATTTAGAAAAAGAATTTAGACCTCAACTGGCACCAGTTGTAAATGGGACTGGAGTAATTGTCCACACTAATCTGGGTCGATCACTCCTGTCAAAGGAAGCTAAAGAGATGGTCGAAATGGTTGCCAGCCATTATAATACATTAGAGATCGATAGAAATACCGGTGAGAGAGGTTCCCGCTATGATAATGTTGAAGAGCTAATCTGTCGCCTGACTGGAGCTGAAGCAGCCTTTGTTGTCAATAATAATGCTGCAGCAGTCCTCCTTGCAATTTCAACCTTCGCTTCAGGCAAAGAGATTATCATCTCCAGAGGAGAATTAATTGAAATCGGCGGCTCTTTTAGAATTCCAGCAGTTATGGAACAGGGAGGAGCCGATTTAGTTGAAGTCGGTACAACTAACAAAGTATATATTGAAGATTATGCCAGAGAAATCAATGAAAATACCGGGATGTTATTAAAAGTCCATACCAGTAATTATAAAGTCGTAGGTTTTACAGAAGAAGTAGGCCTGGATCAATTAGTCCAGCTCGGTCATAAATATGATATCCCTGTCCTTGATGACCTGGGCAGCGGTGTCTTTTTAGATATGACAGAATTTGGACTTGAAAGAGAGCCGACTGTGGCTGAAAGAGTTGAAGCCGGTGGCGATATTGTAACATTCAGTGGTGATAAGATTTTAGGTGGACCTCAGGCTGGAATCATTGTTGGCCGCAAAGATCTTATTGAGAAGATGAAAAAGCACCCACTGACCAGAGCTGTTAGAGTCGATAAATATACACTGGCCGCCCTGGAAGGCACCCTTAAAGCTTATCTCAGACCAGAAACAGTTATTGATAAGATACCAACTTTAAATATGTTAAGCCTGGATCGTGATGATTTAAGGGAGCCAGCAAAAGAGTTACAGGCTTCATTAAAAGATGTTTTGCCTGATAATATAAAATGTCAGATTGAAGAAGATATTTCCAGAGTTGGTGGTGGAGCCTATCCATTATCTGAGCTACCAACTTTAACGGTAACAATTGATTGGCCAGGGGTTGGAGCTTCAAAAATTGCATCAGCTCTTAGGTCTCATTATCCTCCAATTTTCACCAGAATAAAAGACGAAAAACTAGTTATTGATCTGAGGACCTTACAGGAAGGTGATCAGGAAATAATCATAGATGCCTTTAAAGAGCTGGAGGTCGAATAATATGAGACAGAAAAATATTATTGTCGGTACAGCCGGCCATATCGATCACGGCAAGACCACATTAATCGGTGCCTTAACCGGGGCTGATACTGATCGATTAAAAGAAGAGAAAGAACGGGGTATTTCAATCGATCTCGGTTTTACCGGCTTTGATCTCTCAGATGAGATCCATGCCGGGATAATTGATGTGCCTGGTCATGAAAAGTTTATTAAAAATATGCTGGCAGGGGCAGCCGGGGTAGATCTTGCACTCCTCGTTATTGCAGCAGATGAGGGGATAATGCCCCAGACTAGAGAGCATCTGGCAATCCTGGAACTGCTCCAGGTTAAATATGGAGTTGTTGCAATCACCAAGGCCGATAAAGTAGAGCCAGACTGGCTGGAACTGGTAGTTGAAGATTCTAAAGATCAGCTTAGCGATAGCTTTTTAAAGGATGCTCCCTTTATTCCAGTCTCAGCAATAGATGGCACCGGACTTGATAAATTAAAAAAAGCTTTATTAAAAGAGGCTTCAAAGATTCCTGGCAAGGATGAATCAAGCAATGTCTATCTGCCGATCGATCGGGTCTTTACAATGTCAGGCTTTGGCACAGTTATTACCGGAACACTGGTTAGCGGAACCCTGGAAACAGGCAGCCAGATGTTAATCTATCCAGATAAGAATGAGGCCAGAATCAGGAGTATTCAGGTTCATAACGAGAAAGTTGAAGCGGCCTATCCTGGCGAGAGAACCGGGGTTAATCTGGCAGGAATAGATAAAGAAGATATCGAGCGTGGAGATGTTCTGGCCACACCAGGCAGTCTAATAGCAACCTCCAGATTAGATGGTCGGGTTAAGCTTTTGCCATCATCTCCAATGGTTTTAGAAAATGATACCAGAATCCGATTCCATATAGGAGCCAGAGAGGTTTTGGGCAGGGCTTATCTTATAGATAAAGATGAGATTCTGCCTGGAGAATCAGGACTGGTCCAGTTCCGCCTGGAAGAGACTATAGTCTCCAGATTTAAAGAAAACTTTGTAATCAGGCGATATTCACCGATGACAACAATTGGCGGCGGCAAAGTCCTGGAGAACTCATCGCCAAGACGGAAGCGCCATGATTCTGCCGCTATTGAAGAACTTAAAATAAAAGAGAGTGGTACACCAGCAGAAAGGCTAGAGCTTACCCTGAGGCTGGCAGGAAAGCCATTAAGAATTGATGATCTGATTGAGCGAACAGGCCTTTCAGAATCAGAAATAAATAATCATCTAGAAAATTTACTAGAGTCCGGTCAGGTTTATGAGCTTTCCAGATATCAAAAGCCCAGTTATCTGGCAGCAGAGCCGAAAAATCAGGCTCAAAACGAGATGATAGAAATAACTAAAAATTATCATCAGAAGCAGCCCTTACGGCCAGGGATCAGCAGAGCTGAACTTAGATCAAGTCTGTCAGTTGAGCTTAATACTAATGAATTTAATCAACTGGCTGAGGAGCTGGCAGAAGCAGGAAAATTAGTGCTTTCCCAGAAGTA harbors:
- a CDS encoding glycine/sarcosine/betaine reductase component B subunit; translation: MQLELGKIHIKDVEFGEENKVENGLLTIDKEALLHKIKDDHRIESIDLEIVRPGDNVRIMPVKDVIEPRCKIEGGDVFPGFVGSEDLVGSGKTIALSGVSVVTTGEVVGFQEGIIDMSGPGADYTPFSKLINIVITCEVKDDIKSHIHEEVLRLIGLTAAKYIGEAGKTCDPDEVKTYTHSPLLEACELGGDLPKVGYVYMLQTQGLLHDTYVYGVDAKEILPTIISPTEVMDGAIVSGNCVSACDKNATYFHQNNPIIEELFARDGKDLNFVATIITNENVTLADKERSSSYTARLAEKIGLDAAIVSQEGFGNPDADLIMNCKKLEDKGIKTVLTTDEYAGRDGASQSLADSTPEADAVVTAGNANEVIELPPMERVIGHERFANKIAGGFEGSLAEDGSITVEIQAITGSTNELGFNKLTARGY
- the grdA gene encoding glycine/sarcosine/betaine reductase complex selenoprotein A, with amino-acid sequence MLENKKVAILGDRDGVPGPAIEECIKTTEAEVVFTTTECFVUTSAGAMDLENQQRIKDLADEHGAENLVVILGGAEAEASGLACETVSNGDPTFAGPLAGVQLGLAAYHIMEPEIKNEVDEDVYEEQISMMEMVLEVDEIIEEVKEYREKFSKFV
- the grdB gene encoding glycine reductase complex selenoprotein B; its protein translation is MKKLKVVHYLNQFFGQIGGEEKADIAPRLEEGPIGPGNAINGGISDHGEITHTIICGDSYFNENKDDASTQIEDYLKEINPDLLIAGPAFNAGRYGMACGSVAEIAAGLEIPVISGMYPENPGYEMFRQYGYFVETSNSAAGMRKAVPAMIDLIKKYVETEGDLGSPEEAGYMPRGIRKNVFVEERGAKRAVDMLIKKINDQDFETEYPMPSFDRVSPAAPLRNMKDARIALVTSGGIVPKGNPDHIESSSASKFGRYKLSELEDLTSQSHETAHGGYDPVFANEDADCVLPVDVLRDMEDEGRIGELFDYYYSTVGNGTSVANAVAYAKEIAQDLKDNDVQAVILTSTUGTCTRCGATMVKEIEREGIPVVHIATVVPISKTVGANRIVPAIAIPHPLGNPKLDEDEEKNVRREIVERALRALTTEIKEQTVFEELD
- the grdC gene encoding glycine/sarcosine/betaine reductase complex component C subunit beta, whose product is MQEAVIKGSSYILAHTPNTLKVGGTTQTQARNKDSESEYLKNLDNYLRDFSEAVRYAPNQCYIGNILPDELKEIARPWYAEDNLLEEKRFGKRGEIMPEDEFYGLVQFVDVFDLVKLEEEFVKEIEPKLNDHPLLGKLDLELKGTPKEKIEELHNGSRTEPLYLGDRLVGVVKGAHESDENLSAHVIMENLMSKASGVLALLHLGQREEVNLEDIEYVIECSEEACGDMNQRGGGNFAKAIAEKAGCVNATGSDTRGFCAGPAHSLINGAALVKAGVYEQVAVVAGGAVAKLGMNGKDNVKKETPVLEDTLGGFAVLITADDGVSPILRTDALGKHTVGKGSSPQAVISALVTDGLDKAGLKMSEVDKYSVEMQNPEMTEPAGAGNVPEANYKMIAALGVKRGDLERKELMNFVKEHGMPGFAPTQGHIPSGVPFIGPAAEMMAADKLNRAMIIGKGSLFLARMTNQFDGVSFLMEKNTGAGSKEETADREEIKSMIAQAMRGMAESLIEDDKE
- the grdD gene encoding glycine/sarcosine/betaine reductase complex component C subunit alpha — translated: MEAKREVAAVFNEIADAIESGQFGSKQKIALTTPGSEHGSKELLNGVRKLIRKRSDIEPVIIGEEGIENFEHHYADCLDDAHQIMEELFNKGEIDGAVTLHYNFPMGVATVGRVISPASGDEMIIATTTGTSATDRVEAMVRNAIAGIASAKAIGIDNPEVGVLNVEGARKVEQALNKLKDNGYEFEFATSARSDGGSVMRGNDLLLGSTDVMVCDTLTGNILMKLFSASQSGGNIEVSGYGYGPGLGPDQDNIIGIVSRASGAPVVAGAMEYMADGARNDLTAIYNRELKSAEKAGLKDIIEELKPKAKESTEAVKAPDKKQTGAEIAGIDVLDIETAKETLWAEDIYAETGMGCTGPVIMINEADKAEAREILKKAGFIG
- the selA gene encoding L-seryl-tRNA(Sec) selenium transferase codes for the protein MNKNQLLRQLPSVNDIIKHEKADQLTEEYNRDLLIQGIRDELEYQRRKILKLLDKERFEEAEAIVDSLTLEKILDNIASNLEKEFRPQLAPVVNGTGVIVHTNLGRSLLSKEAKEMVEMVASHYNTLEIDRNTGERGSRYDNVEELICRLTGAEAAFVVNNNAAAVLLAISTFASGKEIIISRGELIEIGGSFRIPAVMEQGGADLVEVGTTNKVYIEDYAREINENTGMLLKVHTSNYKVVGFTEEVGLDQLVQLGHKYDIPVLDDLGSGVFLDMTEFGLEREPTVAERVEAGGDIVTFSGDKILGGPQAGIIVGRKDLIEKMKKHPLTRAVRVDKYTLAALEGTLKAYLRPETVIDKIPTLNMLSLDRDDLREPAKELQASLKDVLPDNIKCQIEEDISRVGGGAYPLSELPTLTVTIDWPGVGASKIASALRSHYPPIFTRIKDEKLVIDLRTLQEGDQEIIIDAFKELEVE
- the selB gene encoding selenocysteine-specific translation elongation factor; this translates as MRQKNIIVGTAGHIDHGKTTLIGALTGADTDRLKEEKERGISIDLGFTGFDLSDEIHAGIIDVPGHEKFIKNMLAGAAGVDLALLVIAADEGIMPQTREHLAILELLQVKYGVVAITKADKVEPDWLELVVEDSKDQLSDSFLKDAPFIPVSAIDGTGLDKLKKALLKEASKIPGKDESSNVYLPIDRVFTMSGFGTVITGTLVSGTLETGSQMLIYPDKNEARIRSIQVHNEKVEAAYPGERTGVNLAGIDKEDIERGDVLATPGSLIATSRLDGRVKLLPSSPMVLENDTRIRFHIGAREVLGRAYLIDKDEILPGESGLVQFRLEETIVSRFKENFVIRRYSPMTTIGGGKVLENSSPRRKRHDSAAIEELKIKESGTPAERLELTLRLAGKPLRIDDLIERTGLSESEINNHLENLLESGQVYELSRYQKPSYLAAEPKNQAQNEMIEITKNYHQKQPLRPGISRAELRSSLSVELNTNEFNQLAEELAEAGKLVLSQKYIKEAGFEVEFTGRAAEIKSGALEFFAKNKFNPPEISDLAEALDEDNQKLIREVIGALEEEGKLVRLTEDLYFTEEAIAEAEEKLKEFFLQNDSLELSQFRDMIDSSRKYALPLLEYFDDEGLTYRDGDKRYLK